Part of the Candidozyma auris chromosome 4, complete sequence genome, GTCCTCATATAGATACTTTTTGACAGGAGCCTCTCCGCTGGTAATGAAGGAGTTTGAGCTGGGGCAGTGAGCCACCGAGGAGTTCTTGGCCTTAATGAGCATCTTCTCGTCTGCTTCCAAGTGGACGCCGTGTGCTAATATAGTTTTTTCGTTCAAGAGTCCAAACTTGTCGTATACGCTGGTGTAGTTTGCACAGTCTGGGAAAAGCGACCTCACCCAGGCAATCTCGGCCTTATTCTCAGAAACATGCGTCTGAATGGGCAAATCGTACCTCTTTGCCAATTCCCCCAATTCCTCCATGAGCTCTCTCAGACACAGCGGCGCAAATCTGGGAGTGATTATAGGACAAATGAGTGTTCTATCGTACCCCTTCTGCTCCAAATGACGACAATGTTCGACCAAGTCTCTCATGTTCGAAACATTCTCCTCCATTGACTCCTTGTAAGTAGGATACGAGTCGTTGCAGTCCATACACACCTTTCCCACAAACGCTCTCTGGCCCTTCTCGGCGACGATGTCTGCGAAGAGCTTAGTCGTCTCATTGTCTACCGTGGTGAAGTACGATGCACAGGTAGTTCCATTGGTTAAGGTGCGATGGACCACTTTGGTGTAGATttccttggccaaggccaTTCCCTCCTTGGAGCCATTGAGCCTCGACTCGAGCTCGAAAGTGTGGTTGTTGAGCCAGTCAAGCAAGGGGAGATCAGAACCAATACCTATATTCGGGTACTGGGAAGCGTGAATATGGGTATCTATGAATCCAGGCACAAGAAACGAGGCTTTTCTATCGGAAGTCTCGATGACGGTGATTTCTCTGTCACTCACTTCATTATGAGATGTGACGAATTCTAATGCCAGCTGCAAATCTGGAGCCAGCTTGACGAACTCAATGGTTCCGTTAGCATCGACTCCAACGTACTGGTTTGTGAGGATCTCGATGTCCCCGAGCTTGGGTGTGTGGACGATGTTTCCGTGGTAAAGAGTGTACATTTCAGGACAGAAACTGATTCTTTTTCGAAAATAGTGAAGTATGAAATGTATTTATCAAACTCTTCGACGGAAACTCACTGGTGCGAGCCTGCCGCGGGATTGCCTCGGAGAACGGAATTGAGACCGCTGCTAAAAGAAGCGGATATGGGGCTCCTGGAGGTAGTGATGcttttggtgaagcagGATCCTCTTAGGGATTCTGTAAAGCTTGAGGAAAAGTagtttttgttgaaggttttTGGTGGTACCATTCGGGTGAGATGGAGATGAGCGGCGGCGCATCACGATGGCGGGGAAAACTTG contains:
- a CDS encoding guanine deaminase, producing MYTLYHGNIVHTPKLGDIEILTNQYVGVDANGTIEFVKSAPDLQSALEFVTSHNEVSDREITVIETSDRKASFLVPGFIDTHIHASQYPNIGIGSDLPLLDWLNNHTFELESRLNGSKEGMALAKEIYTKVVHRTLTNGTTCASYFTTVDNETTKLFADIVAEKGQRAFVGKVCMDCNDSYPTYKESMEENVSNMRDLVEHCRHLEQKGYDRTLICPIITPRFAPSCSRELMEELGELAKRYDLPIQTHVSENKAEIAWVRSLFPDCANYTSVYDKFGLLNEKTILAHGVHLEADEKMLIKAKNSSVAHCPSSNSFITSGEAPVKKYLYEDGLNVSLGTDLAGGVEQSILGVARSSVMVSHHLAMDSENDPKIGIAEALYMATVGGAKACNLSNIVGTIEPGKKFDAQLIDLDVKGTNVDVFDIHRPHGNESTAQLEKKLLTLLYKWVFTGDDRNCVRVWCNGKSVVDKT